Proteins found in one Drosophila innubila isolate TH190305 chromosome X, UK_Dinn_1.0, whole genome shotgun sequence genomic segment:
- the LOC117785554 gene encoding AF4/FMR2 family member lilli — MPRFRNEEAGETRYNDGDIVWVKLHNSEIWWPGEVTSSQDFRFENSSRRPFAVVEFFNEKTYEQVYTPKLIYPFQCGHKMELIKLGTKKYVAQDMKDKFIDDVNQAESRCVGNNRVAATPVTTTTTATTTATTPVAATTTPAAATTPAVRPESLIQALLSSNSSSASVGSSSRRNTSSQSRSTSSMPSLLEDTSIRIMDLGATSSDVANSRSDGRRSEPVKCHMCNYVASNVNVLLFHRRTHTELSSSSRAGDATTTTTGMGTGATGVGTALNSRQQQLQQYLQQRATRRANTSMSRDTFPSLWRCQSRHVSIQVEAELSDAKQRKVKSIAQSALARIEREVKPSRERRRERQREEWERQLDMELQADMASDSSTSCYSDDSNMLQQQQQQQQQHLQQQQQQQRRYPHRKRGHQLRATMPAPAAAAAAAATATTAITTAATLLPPPTPAKQRRLTRAASRQHSTTAAATTAATTDAAATAAATSVTATATFAAPLRRGNGQRLAADRRRTMHALSTPTNNSNTHSSSSSSNNISSSNGSSSNNKRSNQMRNTLTMSSSPSASSTLMSRARGKRATATATAATTLTATTLTTSTTIAELQAEEEEEEEETTEEEKKQREMIATSMLQPKLSHIDASLALQRSLLAEWGEDELEDEQEQMPTAMLSNSNDKQQPKEAEKRTTAAAATVAVAASSSGSSSGASKKRIRNIPKKDRRDVVLQEFDVANEKQQQQQQQKQQQQQQQRVPEEPIIIQDSDASSNESVVFVDAAEEELHLAKRINAAVAIATAAETGAATAAAAIVSGGKKTTQHNSSSCFDFAEEEEEEEMEALQPGGVTVPAVGPNGLSYRRRNKPQLTNGEKEKEQLKEQQKEQEKEQEKEQEKEQQQEHVNETETEPTNDEIFKGFNEQLQQEQAQTQTQSQSQTQTQVAAAAAEAELETAATAAAATAATVVAVPAAMPEVELEADADDLLMPIKERQKRIFKSRNKSQQAMEKLQLDEEQLQEKMDTEMETEMEEELQMKIEMQMEMELEAEAEQKLLQTRLPLTPPAITDGAAAGAEELAVRVREEKVELKVEKGTEAAAAAETKKAAAAEEMESATPQTTTTALAPTAAPAAPLLANGSSSSSNNNNNQKQQQQQKQNQKTERRHKKKCKSKTKSQSQSHPFLSAIKSIIGTHAKPKSKSKSTSTTKSKTKTKSMAKSETPPTPSPEELSNNSNSQSSGNSNNSSNSNNSHASNSCNSNSNSSSIVSNMAVISAEEARELQRSAPALTEDSATESSAVLILEDILLPNLYELPASASSDNSNSCSSNSSSSNNSNNSNTSSNTSSSSSNRSQIRRLPAEQAKQVETEELQLQLEEQLEEEEEIEEEEEQQEKQTTTTATAATVAVAVATAAAIAADAGEDEAGAEVSGVGTTSEVTPVASPAKMSSSSSSCSSSWNARREVKLKKRELELLRQYEADLMSGRSAEKCRLARERWTRRRSNPKPPAVDIEEEKQQQQKEEVVVETELEQQAQQQEQLMPIAAATARPEEQLMKPQEEQEQEQQMEQEEQQEQQELQESPAEQQQELEHEVEEQVQEHVQEQEHELEEETLQKQQQQEEEEMDEETPQLEPETEPEPEPEPELELKESGQECNTDARICAVMTHPIPGYNHTFMLCSLTNNNNYTPLNNEALYLDSENHLVPVPLEALTETPRLPDGHPLSAVFVLQGEEMAQVAQQQQQQQQQQQQQEQPQQLGGQVALSEEEEDEDAVQQQQQQGQQQGRRLVRDQVEMLGIMTPLSQVAEAGADYAVQQQQQQDNDHDGEEEEEEEDGEQAEGEGEEEELTNQEEMYQLQSNVLQLSVNGHHLELTTEVLMNIAEQQDDIVIEIDGGGRAMLHASDILQAAKNYLQERDLQLVNVEDMSLEEDAGEWVVGMEVATPPTDLLAEALAGSDVGVVDVVDVVANAGVGLLHIDTHQQQQQQQQLEQQLEHPTVHHHHHPGIEFIQLPVSTAHLTPPITARTNETNALLDQTPIMSTLENPSCAAAQLRRVSPLTEGNLEDSLAVIGVTSNGGTSGVPTSLELPITVTNPAIATPRPPHPPHPPPTPVNDLVKFVSPFQ, encoded by the exons GATACATCGATACGCATCATGGATTTGGGAGCGACGTCGTCTGATGTGGCTAATTCGCGATCCGATGGCCGTCGATCGGAACCCGTCAAGTGTCACATGTGCAACTATGTGGCAAGCAATGTGAATGTGCTGCTCTTCCATCGACGCACGCACACGGAGCTAAGCTCAAGCAGTCGAGCAGgcgatgcaacaacaacaacaacaggaatgGGAACAGGAGCAACTGGAGTGGGAACTGCTCTCAACAGTcgccagcaacagttgcaacaataTCTGCAGCAACGTGCCACACGACGTGCCAACACATCAATGAGTCGCGATACATTCCCATCATTGTGGCGCTGCCAGTCGCGTCACGTGTCCATCCAGGTGGAGGCGGAACTCAGTGATGCCAAGCAGCGCAAGGTGAAGAGCATTGCCCAATCCGCCCTGGCGCGCATCGAGCGTGAGGTGAAGCCATCCAGGGAGCGACGCCGCGAGCGGCAACGCGAGGAGTGGGAGCGGCAATTGGACATGGAACTGCAGGCGGATATGGCCAGTGATTCATCAACGTCTTGCTATAGCGATgacagcaacatgttgcagcaacagcaacagcagcaacagcaacatctccagcagcaacaacaacagcaacgacgtTATCCGCATCGCAAGCGTGGTCATCAATTGCGTGCCACAATgccagcaccagcagcagcagcagccgcagcagcaacagcaacaacagcaataactaCAGCTGCCACATTGCtgccaccaccaacaccagcgAAACAACGTCGTCTGACACGTGCCGCAAGTCGACAGCACTccacaacagcggcagcaacaacagcagcaacaactgatgcagcagcaacagcagcagcaacatctgtaacagcaacagcaacatttgctGCGCCTTTGAGACGCGGCAATGGACAACGCTTGGCAGCAGACAGAAGACGCACCATGCACGCCTTGAGCACGcccaccaacaacagcaacacccatagcagcagcagcagcagcaacaacatctccagcagcaatggcagcagcagcaacaacaagcgcaGCAATCAAATGCGCAACACGCTGACAATGAGTTCAAGTCCAAGTGCAAGCTCAACTTTAATGTCACGTGCGCGTGGCAAAcgtgccacagcaacagcaacagcagcaacaactctaACAGCAACCACGCtaacaacaagcacaacaattgca GAATTgcaggcggaggaggaggaggaggaggaagagacgacggaggaggagaagaagcAGCGTGAAATGATTGCCACATCAATGTTGCAGCCAAAGCTGTCACATATAGATGCCTCGCTGGCGTTGCAACGCAGTCTGTTGGCCGAATGGGGAGAGGATGAGCTGGAGGATGAGCAGGAGCAAATGCCAACAGCAATGCTCAGCAATAGCAATGACAAGCAGCAGCCGAAAGAAGCAGAAAAGAGA acaacagcagcagcagcaactgttgctgttgccgcgaGCAGCTCTGGCTCCTCGTCAGGTGCATCCAAGAAACGCATACGCAACATACCAAAGAAGGATCGACGTGATGTGGTGCTGCAGGAGTTTGATGTGGCCAAtgagaagcagcagcagcagcagcaacagaaacaacagcaacaacaacaacaacgtgtgCCAGAAGAACCCATTATTATACAAGACAGCGATGCCAGCTCCAATGAGAGCGTTGTCTTTGTGGATGCAGCCGAGGAGGAGCTGCATCTGGCCAAAAGAATCAATGCGGCAGtggcaatagcaacagcagctgaaactggagcagcaactgcagccgCAGCAATTGTTAGTGGCGGCAAGAAGACGACACAACATAATTCCTCATCCTGCTTTGACTTTgccgaggaggaggaggaggaggagatggAGGCACTGCAGCCAGGAGGTGTCACAGTGCCAGCAGTTGGACCAAATGGCTTAAGCTACAGGCGGCGCAATAAGCCGCAGCTGACAAATGgcgagaaggagaaggagcagCTAAAGGAGCAGCAGAAGGAGCAAGAAAAGGAACAAGAAAAGGAGCAAGAAAaggaacagcagcaggagcatgTAAACGAAACAGAGACTGAGCCAACAAACGATGAGATTTTCAAGGGATTCAatgagcagctgcagcaggagcaagcacaaacacaaacccaatcccaatcccaaacccaaacacaagttgctgctgcagcggcgGAAGCAGAGCTGgaaacggcagcaacagcagcagcagcaacagcagcaactgttgttgctgttccagCTGCAATGCCTGAAGTGGAGCTGGAAGCGGATGCAGATGATCTATTGATGCCGATCAAGGAGCGACAGAAGCGCATCTTTAAATCGCGCAACAAATCGCAGCAGGCAATGGAGAAGCTGCAGCTGGATGAGGAGCAGCTGCAGGAGAAGATGGACACGGAAATGGAGACGGAAATGGAGGAGGAGTTGCagatgaaaattgaaatgcaaatggagatggagttggaggcggaggcggagcaGAAGTTGCTGCAGACAAGATTGCCGCTAACGCCGCCAGCAATAACAGATGGAGCAGCAGCGGGAGCAGAGGAATTGGCAGTGCGAGTGAGAGAGGAGAAAGTGGAATTGAAAGTGGAAAAGggaacagaagcagcagcagcagcagaaactaaaaaagcagcagctgctgaagAGATGGAATCAGCTACTCCTcaaaccacaacaactgcaCTTGCTCCAactgctgctccagctgctccTCTGCTGGCCAATggctccagcagcagcagcaacaacaacaacaatcagaaacagcaacagcaacagaaacaaaaccAGAAGACTGAACGACGCcataaaaagaaatgcaaatccaaaacaaaatcccaatcccaatcccatcCATTTCTGTCCGCCATTAAATCGATCATTGGAACGCATGCGAAACCCAAATCTAAATCCAAATCCACATCCACAACCAagtcaaaaaccaaaaccaaatcaaTGGCCAAGTCAGAGACGCCGCCAACGCCGTCACCCGAGGAATTGAGCAACAATTCCAATTCACAGTccagtggcaacagcaacaacagcagcaacagcaacaacagtcacgccagcaacagttgcaacagcaacagcaacagcagctccaTAGTGTCCAACATGGCGGTCATTTCGGCGGAGGAGGCCCGAGAGCTGCAAAGATCGGCGCCCGCTTTGACCGAAGATTCGGCAACAGAATCCAGTGCGGTATTGATACTGGAGGACATATTGTTGCCCAATCTGTATGAGTTGCCGGCCAGTGCCTCGtccgacaacagcaacagttgcagcagcaacagcagcagcagcaacaatagcaacaatagcaataccagcagcaacactagcagcagcagcagcaatcgcaGTCAGATACGCAGATTGCCGGCGGAGCAGGCAAAGCAAGTGGAGACGGaggagctgcagctgcagctggaggagcagctggaggaggaggaggagatagaagaagaagaagagcagcaGGAGAAACagacaaccacaacagcaacagcagcaactgttgctgttgctgttgcaactgccgCTGCAATCGCAGCTGATGCTGGCGAGGATGAGGCTGGCGCAGAAGTAAGTGGAGTTGGCACAACAAGTGAAGTAACGCCCGTTGCATCACCCGCCAAAATgtcatcctcctcctcctcgtgCTCATCCAGTTGGAATGCACGTCGCGAGGTGAAACTGAAGAAGCGCGAACTGGAGCTACTGCGTCAATATGAAGCGGATCTCATGAGTGGACGCAGTGCGGAAAAGTGTCGACTGGCACGTGAGCGCTGGACGCGCAGACGCAGCAATCCCAAGCCGCCAGCTGTGGACATAGAGGaggagaagcagcagcagcagaaggagGAGGTGGTGGTGGAGACAGAGCTGGAGCAGCAGgcacagcagcaggagcaactaATGCCAATTGCAGCAGCCACTGCCAGGCCGGAGGAGCAGCTCATGAAGCCGCAGGAGgagcaagagcaagagcagcaaatggagcaggaggagcagcaggagcagcaggagttGCAAGAGTCGCCGGCGGAGCAGCAGCAAGAGTTAGAGCATGAAGTGGAGGAGCAAGTGCAGGAGCATgtgcaggagcaggagcatgAGTTGGAGGAGGAGACGctgcagaagcagcagcagcaagaggaggaggagatggATGAGGAGACGCCACAACTGGAGCCGGAGACAGAACCGGAGCCAGAACCGGAACCAGAACTGGAGCTCAAGGAGTCGGGACAGGAGTGCAATACAGATGCGCGCATCTGTGCGGTGATGACACATCCAATCCCTGGCTACAATCACACCTTTATGCTCTGCTCCctcaccaacaacaacaactatacgCCGCTGAACAACGAAGCACTCTATTTGGACAGTGAGAATCATTTGGTGCCGGTGCCGCTGGAGGCGTTGACGGAAACGCCACGCCTACCCGATGGACATCCGCTGTCGGCGGTGTTTGTGCTGCAGGGTGAGGAAATGGCGCAGgtggcacagcagcagcagcagcaacaacaacagcagcagcagcaggaacaaccacaacagcttGGTGGTCAAGTGGCGCTCagcgaggaggaggaggatgaggatgcagtgcagcagcagcagcagcaggggCAACAACAGGGCAGGAGACTGGTGAGAGATCAAGTGGAAATGCTGGGCATTATGACGCCACTCAGTCAAGTAGCTGAAGCTGGAGCGGATTACGctgtgcagcagcagcagcagcaagataATGATCATGATggggaagaggaggaggaggaggaggatggCGAGCAAGCGGAGGGCGAGggagaggaggaggagctgaCCAACCAGGAGGAGATGTATCAGCTGCAATCGAATGTACTGCAGCTGAGCGTCAATGGACATCATCTGGAGCTGACCACCGAGGTGCTAATGAACATAGCGGAGCAACAGGATGACATTGTGATTGAAATCGATGGCGGTGGTCGGGCCATGCTCCATGCCAGCGATATATTGCAGGCGGCCAAGAATTATCTGCAGGAACGTGATCTACAGCTGGTCAACGTCGAGGACATGTCGCTCGAGGAGGATGCA GGGGAGTGGGTGGTGGGAATGGAAGTGGCAACTCCACCCACAGATTTGCTAGCAGAAGCGCTCGCTGGCAGCGATGTGGGCGTTGTGGATGTGGTTGATGTGGTGGCCAATGCGGGCGTTGGTCTGCTCCACATTGATacacatcagcagcagcagcagcaacagcagctggagcagcagctggagcatCCCACggtgcatcatcatcatcatcccgGCATTGAGTTTATTCAGCTGCCGGTGAGCACAGCTCATCTGACGCCTCCCATAACGGCGCGCACGAATGAAACGAATGCTCTGTTGGATCAGACGCCCATCATGTCCACCCTGGAGAATCCCAGCTGTGCAGCGGCTCAGCTGCGTCGTGTCTCGCCCCTCACCGAGGGCAATCTCGAGGATAGTCTCGCTGTCATCGGTGTCACCAGCAATGGCGGCACCAGCGGTGTACCCACCTCCCTTGAGCTGCCCATCACAGTCACAAATCCAGCGATAGCCACGCCACGCCCACCTCATCCGCCTCATCCGCCGCCCACGCCCGTCAATGACCTCGTCAAGTTTGTGTCTCCCTTTCAGTAG